A DNA window from Hydra vulgaris chromosome 13, alternate assembly HydraT2T_AEP contains the following coding sequences:
- the LOC124815485 gene encoding endosomal/lysosomal proton channel TMEM175-like isoform X2, which translates to MWKDKAACHHDDKVVYHHAINNMKLKSKENLNESKKTRERIKHLEEYYEEHINETLPENHHRADVTSLNRMLAYFDAVMAACATFLAIPLKNIEHEDNNLFSDFIHLISVNLIEYFVGFHIVLSVWENMNTRAIVIKRADDYVLAFVIFEILVTSFLPFSLALQGHYPHEKVSFLSTCVVLGILQVIDVSIVLYAIHSPNLLHVDLKNWTKLELRELTFIMLFRPLVSLFLLIIAGASVLVHYGVSWAFIALLIIVPLIRKFYWFVRRRIKHFEETEKNQFLEHFSKGNVPKERVEIMSDAAVAVVACILILEITGEGFPTREDVNKFGLSNKLTDMTSEFFTYIASFCLVSALWYVNHAVLHLIKTVNVIMLLFQKIFLSFCCLCPLAGSIVLRFAIKRNHESNIAIRYSAMIIFLSSIANFFIFLYGLLTGEKYFHKWASIKNFKINKRQQLYSLAKAINLPFWSLFCALGSLGSPTSSVYILYATFAAAPCFFFASKIILMNHVGKFPTYFLSEDSFSEGNKTGNTSKEKDLQTNSFSSSHLGSYVT; encoded by the exons atgtgGAAAGATAAAGCTGCTTGTCACCATGATGATAAAGTTGTTTATCATCATGCAAT taataatatgaaattgaaatcaaaagaaaatttgaacgAGAGTAAAAAAACAAGGGAAAGGATTAAACATCTAGAAGAATACTATGAAGAACATATAAATGAAACATTACCAGAAAATCATCACAGAGCAGACGTAACGTCATTAAATAGAATGCTAGCTTATTTTGATGCTGTAATGGCAGCTTGTGCAACATTTCTTGCAATtccattaaaaaacattgaacatgaagacaacaatttattttctgactttattcatttaatttccGTCAACCTTATTGAATACTTTGTTGGATTTCATATTGTTCTTTCAGTTTGGGAAAACATGAACACTCGAGCAATTGTAATAAAACGTGCAGATGATTATGTTTTGGCATTTgtcatttttgaaatattggtAACTTCGTTTCTTCCTTTTTCTTTGGCTTTGCAAGGCCATTACCCTCATGagaaagtttcatttttatcaacGTGCGTTGTGTTGGGAATTCTTCAAGTAATAGATGTTTCAATAGTTTTGTATGCAATTCATTCACCAAATCTACTtcatgttgatttaaaaaattggacAAAGCTTGAACTCCGTGAATTAACATTCATAATGCTTTTTAGACCATTAGTAAGCTTGTTTTTGCTTATAATTGCTGGTGCTTCCGTTCTAGTTCACTATGGTGTGTCTTGGGCTTTCATTGCACTGTTGATCATTGTACCCTTAATACGCaaattttattggtttgttCGTAGACGTATAAAACACTTTgaagaaacagaaaaaaatcaatttttagagCATTTTTCTAAGGGTAATGTTCCTAAAGAACGAGTTGAAATTATGAGCGATGCAGCTGTTGCCGTTGTTGCTTGTATACTTATACTCGAGATAACTGGTGAAGGGTTTCCCACTAGAGAAGATGTTAACAAATTTGGTCTTAGCAACAAGTTAACTGATATGACTTCTGAATTTTTTACGTATATTGCTTCATTTTGCTTGGTTTCTGCTCTATGGTACGTCAACCATGCTGTTttacatttgataaaaactgTTAACGTTATTATGTtactctttcaaaaaatatttctttcgtTTTGTTGTCTTTGCCCATTGGCAGGAAGCATTGTATTGCGATTTGCAATTAAACGCAATCATGAGTCTAACATTGCTATCCGTTATTCAGCCatgattatttttctttcaagtattgcaaacttttttatttttttgtacgGGTTGCTCACTGGAGAAAAATACTTCCACAAATGggcttcaattaaaaattttaaaataaacaaacgtcAACAGCTTTATTCGCTAGCTAAAGCAATCAACTTGCCTTTTTGGTCTTTATTTTGCGCTTTAGGAAGTTTGGGATCTCCTACTTCATCAGTTTACATACTGTATGCAACATTTGCTGCAgcaccatgttttttttttgcttcaaaaatAATTCTGATGAACCACGTGGGTAAGTTTccaacatattttttaagtgaAGATTCTTTTAGCGAAGGTAATAAAACAGGAAATACAAGCAAAGAGAAAGATTTGCAAACTAATTCCTTTTCTTCTTCTCATCTTGGTAGTTACGTGACGTAA
- the LOC124815485 gene encoding endosomal/lysosomal proton channel TMEM175-like isoform X3: MRWYFLCVRTYVIVFNNMKLKSKENLNESKKTRERIKHLEEYYEEHINETLPENHHRADVTSLNRMLAYFDAVMAACATFLAIPLKNIEHEDNNLFSDFIHLISVNLIEYFVGFHIVLSVWENMNTRAIVIKRADDYVLAFVIFEILVTSFLPFSLALQGHYPHEKVSFLSTCVVLGILQVIDVSIVLYAIHSPNLLHVDLKNWTKLELRELTFIMLFRPLVSLFLLIIAGASVLVHYGVSWAFIALLIIVPLIRKFYWFVRRRIKHFEETEKNQFLEHFSKGNVPKERVEIMSDAAVAVVACILILEITGEGFPTREDVNKFGLSNKLTDMTSEFFTYIASFCLVSALWYVNHAVLHLIKTVNVIMLLFQKIFLSFCCLCPLAGSIVLRFAIKRNHESNIAIRYSAMIIFLSSIANFFIFLYGLLTGEKYFHKWASIKNFKINKRQQLYSLAKAINLPFWSLFCALGSLGSPTSSVYILYATFAAAPCFFFASKIILMNHVGKFPTYFLSEDSFSEGNKTGNTSKEKDLQTNSFSSSHLGSYVT, encoded by the exons ATGAGATGGTATTTTCTATGTGTCCGAACTTATGTGATAGTATT taataatatgaaattgaaatcaaaagaaaatttgaacgAGAGTAAAAAAACAAGGGAAAGGATTAAACATCTAGAAGAATACTATGAAGAACATATAAATGAAACATTACCAGAAAATCATCACAGAGCAGACGTAACGTCATTAAATAGAATGCTAGCTTATTTTGATGCTGTAATGGCAGCTTGTGCAACATTTCTTGCAATtccattaaaaaacattgaacatgaagacaacaatttattttctgactttattcatttaatttccGTCAACCTTATTGAATACTTTGTTGGATTTCATATTGTTCTTTCAGTTTGGGAAAACATGAACACTCGAGCAATTGTAATAAAACGTGCAGATGATTATGTTTTGGCATTTgtcatttttgaaatattggtAACTTCGTTTCTTCCTTTTTCTTTGGCTTTGCAAGGCCATTACCCTCATGagaaagtttcatttttatcaacGTGCGTTGTGTTGGGAATTCTTCAAGTAATAGATGTTTCAATAGTTTTGTATGCAATTCATTCACCAAATCTACTtcatgttgatttaaaaaattggacAAAGCTTGAACTCCGTGAATTAACATTCATAATGCTTTTTAGACCATTAGTAAGCTTGTTTTTGCTTATAATTGCTGGTGCTTCCGTTCTAGTTCACTATGGTGTGTCTTGGGCTTTCATTGCACTGTTGATCATTGTACCCTTAATACGCaaattttattggtttgttCGTAGACGTATAAAACACTTTgaagaaacagaaaaaaatcaatttttagagCATTTTTCTAAGGGTAATGTTCCTAAAGAACGAGTTGAAATTATGAGCGATGCAGCTGTTGCCGTTGTTGCTTGTATACTTATACTCGAGATAACTGGTGAAGGGTTTCCCACTAGAGAAGATGTTAACAAATTTGGTCTTAGCAACAAGTTAACTGATATGACTTCTGAATTTTTTACGTATATTGCTTCATTTTGCTTGGTTTCTGCTCTATGGTACGTCAACCATGCTGTTttacatttgataaaaactgTTAACGTTATTATGTtactctttcaaaaaatatttctttcgtTTTGTTGTCTTTGCCCATTGGCAGGAAGCATTGTATTGCGATTTGCAATTAAACGCAATCATGAGTCTAACATTGCTATCCGTTATTCAGCCatgattatttttctttcaagtattgcaaacttttttatttttttgtacgGGTTGCTCACTGGAGAAAAATACTTCCACAAATGggcttcaattaaaaattttaaaataaacaaacgtcAACAGCTTTATTCGCTAGCTAAAGCAATCAACTTGCCTTTTTGGTCTTTATTTTGCGCTTTAGGAAGTTTGGGATCTCCTACTTCATCAGTTTACATACTGTATGCAACATTTGCTGCAgcaccatgttttttttttgcttcaaaaatAATTCTGATGAACCACGTGGGTAAGTTTccaacatattttttaagtgaAGATTCTTTTAGCGAAGGTAATAAAACAGGAAATACAAGCAAAGAGAAAGATTTGCAAACTAATTCCTTTTCTTCTTCTCATCTTGGTAGTTACGTGACGTAA
- the LOC136071631 gene encoding endosomal/lysosomal proton channel TMEM175-like isoform X2: MNLHAKKILNQNESVITKNNHKHLEKYYDEHVDKKLPEDYHRGDITSLKRMLAYFDAMMAACATFLVVPIKNLDLQENTQSLVQFIASISSELIEYFVGFQIVLTIWENMNNRAIVIKRVDDFILTLVIFEMLVTSILPFSLALQGHYPREKVSFLTTCVILVHYGVSWAFIALLIIIPTIRKIYWFVRRRVKKLELTERNLFLEHFCKGNIPKERVEIMSDAAVAIVACILILDITEKKFPSKVDVNKHGLIYALRNMTSEFFIYVASFCLVSALWYVNYAVLHLFKTVNSIILYLQKVFLLFCCLCPLAGNMVLIIANKDDNETNIAIRYSAGIIFFSSISNFFIVVYGLLTGEKYFHEWASIKHFKKNKREHFYTLAKVLNLPFWSIFCFLGSFGSSSSAIYVLYVTSFGASFSFFAFKFIFMNYISKIATYFLRQNYLVKEYKESYASKEINLRQVSFFTEHLDNYVIRNENFN, translated from the exons atgaatcttcatgcaaaaaaaattttgaatcaaaatgaAAGTGTCATTACTAAGAACAATCATAAGCATTTAGAAAAGTACTACGACGAGCATGTGGATAAAAAGTTGCCAGAGGATTATCATCGAGGAGATATAACGTCATTAAAAAGAATGCTTGCTTATTTTGATGCTATGATGGCGGCTTGTGCCACATTTCTTGTAGttcctataaaaaatttagatttacaAGAAAATACACAATCTTTGGTTCAGTTTATTGCCTCAATTTCCAGCGAATTGATTGAATACTTTGTGGGGTTTCAAATTGTTCTTACAATTTGGGAAAACATGAACAACCGAGCAATTGTAATAAAACGagttgatgattttattttgacGTTGGTAATATTTGAAATGCTGGTAACTTCTATTCTTCCTTTTTCTTTGGCATTGCAAGGACATTATCCTCGCGAGAaggtttcatttttaacaacttgCGTAATTTTAG TTCACTATGGTGTGTCTTGGGCTTTTATTGCATTGTTGATTATTATACCAACAATCCGAAAAATTTATTGGTTTGTTCGGAGACGAGTGAAAAAGTTGGAACTAACagaaagaaatctttttttggaGCATTTTTGTAAAGGTAATATTCCAAAAGAACGAGTTGAAATAATGAGTGATGCAGCTGTTGCCATAGTTGCTTGTATACTTATTCTTgatattactgaaaaaaaattccCTTCGAAAGTAGACGTTAACAAACATGGCCTTATCTACGCGTTGAGGAACATGACTTCAGAGTTTTTTATCTATGTTGCTTCATTCTGCTTAGTTTCTGCCTTATGGTACGTTAACTATGCAGttcttcatttatttaaaactgttaatagtattatattataccttcaaaaagtatttcttttattttgctgCCTTTGTCCTTTAGCTGGGAATATGGTAttaattattgcaaataaaGATGATAATGAAACCAATATTGCTATCCGTTATTCAgctggaattatttttttttcaagtatttcAAACTTCTTTATTGTTGTATATGGTTTGCTTACCGGAGAGAAATACTTTCACGAATGGGCTTCAATTAAGCATTTCAAGAAAAACAAACGTGAACATTTTTACACTTTggctaaagttttaaatttaccattttggtcaatattttgctttttaggAAGTTTCGGATCATCTTCTTCAGCAATTTATGTATTATACGTAACTTCCTTTGGTgcatctttttcattttttgcttttaaattcatttttatgaattacaTCAGTAAAATAGCAACATACTTTTTACGTCAAAATTACCTTGttaaagaatataaagaaaGTTACGCgagtaaagaaataaatttgcgACAAGTGTCTTTTTTCACTGAACACCTTGATAATTACGTCATTAGGAACGAGAACTTTAATTAG
- the LOC136071631 gene encoding endosomal/lysosomal proton channel TMEM175-like isoform X3, translating into MNLHAKKILNQNESVITKNNHKHLEKYYDEHVDKKLPEDYHRGDITSLKRMLAYFDAMMAACATFLVVPIKNLDLQENTQSLVQFIASISSELIEYFVGFQIVLTIWENMNNRAIVIKRVDDFILTLVIFEMLVTSILPFSLALQGHYPREKVSFLTTCVILGILQIIDIVLVLYAIHSPNLLHVNLKNWTKSELYDLTLIMVFRPLVSFFLIIIAGAFVLVHYGVSWAFIALLIIIPTIRKIYWFVRRRVKKLELTERNLFLEHFCKGNIPKERVEIMSDAAVAIVACILILDITEKKFPSKVDVNKHGLIYALRNMTSEFFIYVASFCLVSALCWEYGINYCK; encoded by the exons atgaatcttcatgcaaaaaaaattttgaatcaaaatgaAAGTGTCATTACTAAGAACAATCATAAGCATTTAGAAAAGTACTACGACGAGCATGTGGATAAAAAGTTGCCAGAGGATTATCATCGAGGAGATATAACGTCATTAAAAAGAATGCTTGCTTATTTTGATGCTATGATGGCGGCTTGTGCCACATTTCTTGTAGttcctataaaaaatttagatttacaAGAAAATACACAATCTTTGGTTCAGTTTATTGCCTCAATTTCCAGCGAATTGATTGAATACTTTGTGGGGTTTCAAATTGTTCTTACAATTTGGGAAAACATGAACAACCGAGCAATTGTAATAAAACGagttgatgattttattttgacGTTGGTAATATTTGAAATGCTGGTAACTTCTATTCTTCCTTTTTCTTTGGCATTGCAAGGACATTATCCTCGCGAGAaggtttcatttttaacaacttgCGTAATTTTAGGTATACTTCAAATAATAGATATCGTTTTAGTTTTGTATGCCATACATTCGCCAAATCTACTCcatgttaacttaaaaaattggaCAAAGTCTGAACTTTATGACCTAACTCTTATAATGGTTTTTAGACcattagtaagtttttttttaataataattgctGGTGCATTTGTTTTAGTTCACTATGGTGTGTCTTGGGCTTTTATTGCATTGTTGATTATTATACCAACAATCCGAAAAATTTATTGGTTTGTTCGGAGACGAGTGAAAAAGTTGGAACTAACagaaagaaatctttttttggaGCATTTTTGTAAAGGTAATATTCCAAAAGAACGAGTTGAAATAATGAGTGATGCAGCTGTTGCCATAGTTGCTTGTATACTTATTCTTgatattactgaaaaaaaattccCTTCGAAAGTAGACGTTAACAAACATGGCCTTATCTACGCGTTGAGGAACATGACTTCAGAGTTTTTTATCTATGTTGCTTCATTCTGCTTAGTTTCTGCCTTATG CTGGGAATATGGTAttaattattgcaaataa